In Ktedonobacterales bacterium, the following proteins share a genomic window:
- the tnpA gene encoding IS200/IS605 family transposase produces MKEQSTKHTTYKLGYHFVWCSKYRKAILTGEVAAAAETELRRLAQSNGWTIHSLAIQPDHVHLFLSAPPAIAPSQIANTLKGASARMLFKQHPELKQELWGGHLWSRSFYVGSVGDMSEDVVRRYIEAQRHD; encoded by the coding sequence ATGAAAGAGCAGAGCACAAAGCACACCACGTATAAACTCGGATACCACTTTGTATGGTGTTCCAAATATCGCAAAGCCATTCTAACCGGAGAAGTGGCCGCCGCTGCTGAAACCGAACTGCGGCGGCTGGCTCAGTCCAATGGCTGGACGATTCATAGCCTGGCGATTCAACCTGACCATGTGCATCTCTTCCTTTCTGCCCCACCTGCGATTGCCCCGTCGCAAATCGCCAATACGCTCAAAGGGGCCAGCGCCCGGATGCTGTTCAAGCAGCATCCTGAACTGAAGCAGGAACTCTGGGGTGGCCATCTCTGGAGTAGATCATTTTATGTGGGCAGCGTGGGCGATATGAGCGAAGACGTAGTACGGCGCTATATTGAGGCGCAGCGGCATGACTAA